The proteins below are encoded in one region of Helianthus annuus cultivar XRQ/B chromosome 2, HanXRQr2.0-SUNRISE, whole genome shotgun sequence:
- the LOC110871743 gene encoding protein PELPK1-like → MACYKGSSFIMILLFVTLVSTGGGKRFAEARNLLEVPDLPKPTLPEIPKPTLPVIPKPTLPELPKPIIPEIPKPTLPEVPKPEVPELPKPTIPEIPKPILPEVPKPEVPVVPKPEVPELPKPTIPEIPKPTLPEVPKPEVPVVQKPEVPELPKPTIPELPKPTFPEIPKPELPTLPKPEVPKVPEVHELPKPTIPELPKDFPIPSLPHP, encoded by the coding sequence ATGGCCTGTTACAAGGGTAGTTCGTTCATCATGATATTGTTGTTTGTCACTTTAGTATCAACCGGCGGCGGAAAACGCTTTGCAGAGGCACGTAATCTTTTGGAGGTTCCCGATCTTCCTAAGCCGACACTTCCAGAGATTCCAAAGCCGACACTTCCTGTGATTCCGAAGCCTACACTTCCTGAGCTTCCAAAACCCATTATTCCGGAGATTCCCAAGCCTACACTTCCCGAGGTTCCAAAGCCTGAAGTTCCAGAGCTTCCAAAGCCTACCATTCCTGAGATTCCCAAGCCTATTCTTCCCGAGGTTCCAAAGCCTGAGGTCCCTGTGGTTCCAAAGCCTGAAGTTCCAGAGCTTCCGAAGCCTACCATTCCTGAGATTCCCAAGCCTACACTTCCCGAGGTTCCAAAGCCCGAGGTCCCCGTGGTACAGAAGCCAGAAGTTCCTGAGCTTCCAAAGCCCACCATTCCCGAGCTTCCCAAGCCTACATTTCCTGAAATTCCAAAGCCAGAGCTTCCAACTCTTCCAAAACCCGAAGTACCAAAGGTTCCAGAAGTCCATGAACTGCCTAAACCCACCATTCCTGAGTTGCCCAAGGACTTTCCTATTCCTTCCCTACCTCATCCATAG